The DNA region TCAACGTCAAGCGTGTCATTTGGTCTTCGCTTCGGTACCTCGACCGTGAGAAACGTTTGCTGCGGGTGGCCACTGGTTCGTGCCTTTCGTGAGACAGGGGCTACCCGCAATGAACACTTTCAAAGAACCTGCGCGCGATTGAGCCAAGTGTATTCGAAGGACTATGCGGCTTCAAGCGGCGGGGCGCTCGACCGGCCCGTTGCTGAGACGCCGCTGTTTCGAACAGGGCAATCAGAAGGGCAGTAAGAAAAACGTTGCCAGCAGCTCGCTCCGTGCGATACTGACAGTTGAGAGCATCACCCGCCTGAGTAACGGAGAATGGCAATGGACGCTAACGTGAACCCCCTTATGTCCGCTGGATATGACGTTGTGTGGATCGCTTTCGTGGCTTGCACGGTCGTCATGATCGCCATTGCGCTCGTCTCTATCAGGAGAAATCGCCAAAGTCTTACCTCGTGGCAAGCGTTGATCTGGGGCCTAGTCGTGATTTTCGTGCCGATCATCGGGCCAGCTGCGTGGTTGCTTGCCGGGCGCCCCGCACGTTTGCCTGCAGCCACGGAGTAGCCGCGCGCTTTCCTGAGCTGCTTGAGTGGTGCAGTGTGTCAACCCTGCAGAGGTTGACAGCATGACTAGTTAGAGATACAATCTAGTTATGCAAGAGAAGCGCAACGTTGTCGACGCGCAGTCGCCGGAATGGCCGAGTGACTGGATGCGAGCGGTTCTTGGCTTACTGACGCTCCAATCGTTGGAGCCGGGACCGTCGTACGGGTACGCCATCATCGCCGATTTAGAAGCCAACGGTATGGGGTCTGTGAAAGGCGGCACTCTGTACCCGCTCTTGACCCGCTATGAAGCGGCGGGACTCGTGGGCGTTGAGTGGCGGCCAGGAACAACTGGCCCCGGGCGCAAGTACTTCTCGCTTACCCCTCTCGGGCATAGCGAGCTAGAGCGTATGCGTGCCGATTGGTTGCTCTTCGCTCGCAGCACCAGCGACTATCTCGACAGTACGAAGATGAGGAAAGAAGGGCGCTCATGAACGCAACAATGACTGACCAAGACTGGATCGATCTGTTGATTGTCGAGCTGCGCATGCGTCGAGTTCCCGGCCCGGTGATCGGCGACGCGGTCGCCAGCGTCTGGGAGTTCATTGCAGACTCGGGGCAGGGCGCTGAAGAGGCCTTTGGGCCGGCGCGTGAATACGCTGCCTCGCTTGAGCTCCCTACGAAAGGGGCAGGTTACCAAGCGTTGAAAATGCTCTTCTTGCCGGCACTGGGCCTTTTGGCGTTCCTCGCCTTCGCTCTCGCAAGCGGTCCTTGGTTCGCAGGAAGCCCCGTGTTGCTTTCGGTACCCCAGGCGCTTCTGATGTCTGTTCCTGTGCTGCTGGTCGTGCTCTTTTCGTTCCCGTTCTACGCCCGTGCAGTGTTTCGAAAACGCTGGCTTCTCGTGGTGCTCGCTCTCGGTATCGCTGTCACGAGTGCAACAGCGAAGCTGTTTGCGCCAACGGCGGAGGCCGAGGCCTGGCTTGTGCTGTCGCCGCTCGCTATTCTGGTGACCTCCGGTGCGGCAATCGTCATCTTGGCCATCATCGGCACCATTGCGACGCTGCGCGGCGGTAATGAAGACGAGGTCGTCGATCCGCTTGAGGTGCAAGATGAGCCGGCGAATGGGCGAGAGAAGAAATCATTTCCGCTCTTCGTCAACTGGATCTTCGTGTTCTTTGCGATTGGCATCTTCGGTATTTCTTGGATTGCCAGCCTCGCGATGGCGTGAGCGTGACCCGTGTGAGTGTCACACTTTACCTTCCGGATGGTAAAGTGGAGAGATGACCGCTGATACCCCCGTACGAATCATGCAGGCCGCGAAAGAGATCGTGGCCGAGCACACGAAGCTCGAGGGCGTTGCGCTCTCGCTTGATTCGGTTGCGAAACGCGTCGGGCTTACGAAGCCTGGCCTCATGTACTACTTTCCGAACAAGCAAGCCCTGATGGTGGGCCTGGTCGAATTTGCGGCGCAGCAGTGGCACGACATGCTGCGCGAGCACGCGGGGGCAGAGCCCGCGGAGCTCTCGGTGTTCGCTCGGTATCGGGCCTACGTTGAGGTTGCCACGACGGCTGAGGTGTCGCGTGCAGACTACTGGATCTTTTCTGACGCGCTCTACCATCCCTCGCTATCAGGGGCGTGGCAAGAGTGGCTTGGTCCTTGGTTCGCGCTTGAGGGGGCGTCTGAGCATGCACGAGGCCCACTGACCGCGGCCCGGTTCTGCGCTGATGGGGCGTGGATGTCAGAGGCGACAGGCGTCATGCAGGCAGACGACCTCGGGCCTGTTCGTGCCCACGCGCTCGAACTCATCGAGATCGCCGAGGGGAGGGCTGCTCGATGAGGGCCTGGGTGTTGCTCTCGGGATCGATTATTTGCGAGGTTACCGGCACCCTCGCGCTCCGTGCAACGGTTGAGCACCCCGCCTGGGTCGCGCTCACCGTCGCCGCCTACCTGGCAGCGTTTATGCTTCTCGGCTTTGCGCTGCGGGCGGGCATGCCGATCGGGGTTGCCTATGGGGTGTGGGGTGCCGTCGGGGTGGCGTTGGTCGCACTTCTTGGAGCGATCATGTTCGACGAGATGTTGAGCGTTCAAGCGGTCATCGGAATCGCGGTCATCATTGTCGGGGTATTCCTGATTGAGGCCGGGTCGCGGCCAGAGCCAAGCTCAGATGGCGGATCGGAGCAGGTGCTGACGTGAGCTGGGTCTGGTTAAGTATCGCTATTCTGTGTGAAGTGGTGGCAACGCTGAGCCTCCGCGCTTCGAACGGGTTTCGTCGCAAGGTCTGGCTCGTGCCGGTGGTGGCGGGGTATGGTCTCGCGTTCACCGCTCTCGGCTTTGCCCTTGCCGCGGGCATGCCAGTCGCCGTCGCTTACGGCATCTGGACCGCCGTTGGCATCGCCCTGATCGCGGTTCTCGCCCGAGCGATTTGGCGTGATCCGCTCACCAAGCGAATGCTTGTCGGTATCTGTCTGGTCATCGCGGGCGTGATTCTCGTCGAACTCGGATAAGCCCGTGATTATTGAATCTTTCGCAGATTCATGGTTTTGTGGAGTGGAAGGTCTACGGTAATGACTCGGGGCGAAGAGGGGGCTCTTGATGAAGTTCACGTCACGCAAAGCGATCATTGGATACTTCGCAGGAGGTGCCGTTTTCGCGGTGTTCTCATTGCTCATGGGTGCAAACGTTGGGTTCTTCCTGTGTCTCGCGATGCCATTCTTCGCAACGGGTTTTGCCTTGATCGCAAGGCGAAATGAACTCGCAAAGCGAAATGATGCAGCTCACCCGCGCGACCTGCGCAGCAACCACACGAAATAGGGTGCGCCGACGAGCGCGACCATGAGGCCGGCGGGTAGCTGTGCCGGCGAGATGAGCGTTCTGCCGAGCGTGTCGGCGACGAGCACGAGCAGCGCGCCCAGCAGCATCGCGACGGGTATCACGCGGGCGTGGCGAGCACCAACGAGGGTGCGCGCGAAGTGGGGTGCGACGAGTCCCACGAAGCCGACGACGCCGACCGCGACAACCGAGACCGCTGCGAGAACCGCGGCGATGGTGAGCACCCACAGCCGCGTTCGTTCGAGACGGATCCCGAGAAGTCTCGGGGTGTCGTCGTCGACCGAGAGTAGATCGAGCTCGCGGTGCTGCGAGGCGAAGAAGGGCACCGCGAGGGCGAGCACGGCAGCGCCGGGCAGCGCATCCCAGAACGACCTGCCGTAGGTTGTGCCCGAGAGCCAGGTGAGAATGCGCGGGGTCTGCCAAGGGTCTGAACTCAGCAGCATGAACGTGGTCACGGCGGTCAACGCGAAGCCGCAACCGATGCCAATGAGCACAAAGCGATCGGGAAGAAGGCCGCCGCGCCATGACAGCAGCGTCACGAGGGCGAAGGTCGCGAGCGCCGCGAGCACGGCCATCACGACGAGGGGCAGTCGCCCTCCGCCCGCAAACCCTGTGGTTACGACGAACACGGCGCCCACGCCGGCACCTGCCGAGATGCCGAGCAGGCTGGGCTCTGCCAGCGGGTTTCGGGTGGTGCCCTGCACGACGGTTCCGGCGAGGGCCAGTGCAGCGCCGCCCACGAGTGCCGCCGCCACCCGAGCGGCTCGCTCGTCGAGGGCCCTGCGAACGAGGTCGGGGGCGCTCGACTGCGCCCACAGGGCGAGATCGCCGAGGCGCAACCACACGTTGCCCGCGAGCAGGCCGACAACAATCGCAGCGATGAGCAGCGAGGTGACGATCACGAGAACCGTGACGAAACGGCGATGGGTGCGGATCGACGACGCACTCGATGCGACGCGTGCCGAACCCGCGTCGCGCAGTCGCATGGCCAAGACAATAATGATGATGCCGCCGATGAACGCGGTGGGAATTCCGGTGGGAATCGTGGTGGCGCCCTCTGGTGTGAGCGCGGCCCTCAGGAGCGCATCGGCGAGCAGAATGAGCAGGGCGCCGAGGAATCCAGAAGTGGGAATGAGAAAGGCGTGTTTGCGCAGTGCCGCGACCCGGTTTGCGAGGAGCCGGGCGAGCACGGGGCCACCGAGGCCGACAAAGCCGATGGGGCCGGCGAGCGTGACTGAGGTACTCGTGAGCAGAACGGCGTAGATGACCGCGGTCATGCGGGTTGATCGCACCGAGACCCCGAGCGAGGCGGCGGTATCGTCGCCGAGGCCGAGAGCGTCGAGCCGGCGGGAGAAGAGGAGGGCGAGGGTGAGCACGACGGCGATGAGCGGTGCCGCGCGAACCGAGGCGTCGATGTTGAGCTGCGCGAGTGAGCCGTTGGCCCAGGCGAAAAGCCCCTTCGTGCTTTCTTTGAAGAGAATGAGCAGCATGGCGGTGCCTGCGCTCAGCGCCATCGAGATTGCCGAACCCGCGAGAATGAGGCGGGTGTTTGCCGAGCCTGCCGCACTGCCGGTGAGCCCGAGCACGAGCGCGGCGGCGAGCACCCCGCCGAAGAACGCCACGCCACTCGAGGCCCAGAAGGGAACCGACACGTTGAAGGCCGCGACCGCGGCTAATGCGAAGTACGAGCCAGAGGTGATGGCGAGGGTGTCGGGCGAGGCGAGAGGGTTTCTCGTCACCGACTGCAGGAGCGCGCCAGCGACGCCGAGCGAGAAGCCGACGGCAACGCCGGCGAAGAGGCGGGGGAGTCGTGAGCCGAGAAACACGGCATCGACCGAAACGCCGCCCACGTGAACCGGCTCGCCGAGGAGCCCTCTGAAGAGGTCGGCCGCGGTGAGACCGGAGGTGCCCTGCGTCAGGTGCCAGAGGCCCACCGCTGCGATGATGACGACGAGCCCCGCGAGTAGCGCGAAACCGCCGGCCAAACCCCTGCGTTCAGGAGCCCGGCCGGCAGCGCCGCGGGTAAGGGTTGTTGTCACCTGTCGGTGATCACGTCGACGAAGGCGTCGATCGCCTGCTCGTTTGAGCGTGGACCGCCGGCTCCCCAGATGCCGGGAGGGAACTCGAAGGCGCGCTCGTCTTTCACTGCCGGCAGCGACTTCCAGATCGGGCTCTTTTCGAGCTCGAGCACATAGCTGTCGGGGGTTCCGTCATTGGCGAAGATGAGATTCACGTCACCGACGCCAATGAGGCCCTCGATGTCGGTCTGCGCGAGGCCGTAGGCGGGGTCGACCCCGCCGCTGCCGTAGGAGGCGTCAACTGAGTCGGTCCAGGCCCCGGTGAGCCCGAGCTCTTCGCCGAGTTCGGTGAACAGGGCGCCCTCGCCATAGGGGCGAATGACGACGTTGCCTGATTCGATCCACCCGTCAAAGAAGACGAAGTCTGTGGTCGGCAACGAGGCTGTCGAGACCTCGGTCTTCGCCTTCGCGAGGTGATCGTCAAACTCGCCGATGACCTGTTCGGCGCGCTCGGTGCGTCCGGTTGCCTCGGCGATGAGCGAGAAGACCTTCTTCATGTTCTCGATCTGACCGCTGGTGTCGGTGCCCACGGTCGCGAGAACCGGCACGTCGCCCTTTTCGAGCTTCTTGAGCAGTTCATCATCGGGGCTGTTGGCCTCGATGATGATGAGGTCGGGATCGGTCGCGTAGATGGCGTCGAGATCTGGCTCGCCGCGCTCGCCGACGTTCACGACCGACTCGGGCAGAGACTCGGCGTTGATGTAGGTCGCAAAGCCGTCGATCGAGGCCGCGCCGACCGGGGCAATGCAGAGCGTCAGCAGGTCTTCGGTTTGCTGCCACTCGAGCACGACGATTCGCTCAGCCGGTTTGTCGAGCTTGATCTCGCGACCGTGGCTGTCGGTCATCGAGACGGGGTCGGTCGAAGTTTTGGTCGTGTCTGCGGTGCAGCTCTGCGAGATTGCCGCTTTGTCAGCGGTCTCTTCGGCTGCATCAATGTCGGTCGTGCCACACGCTGAGAGCGTGAGCGCGACGATTCCCGCGACGGTGACGGCGGTAACGCGCCTGGGTGTCTTCATGTGGTGTCCTTTCGAGTGAGAGAAGTGGGTAACGATTGTTGGTCTAGCGCGGCACGCGAGCGGCATGGCGCCTGAGCGGATCAATGCGCAGCCTGCCCGCTCGCTCGTCAACCGTGACCGACACGCGAATCTCGTAGGCCGCAAAAATGTGCGCCTCGGTCAGCACCTCGAGCGGGGTGCCCTCTGCGACGATACGTCCGGAGTGCAGGAGGACGAGGTCGTCGGCGACGCTCGCCGCGTGGTCGAGGTCGTGCAGCACGACGCCGACCGCGACACCGTAGTCGTCGGCAAGGTCGCGAATGAGGTCGAGCGTTTCGGTCTGGTAGCGCAGGTCGAGGTGGTTTGTTGGCTCGTCGAGCAGGACGATGCCGGTCTGCTGCGCGAGGCAGGCGGCGAGCCAGACCCGCTGCAGTTCGCCGCCAGAGAGCTCGCCCGTTGCACGGTCAGCCATATCGGTGAGGCCGGTTGCTCGGAGAGCCTCGTCGATGGCGTTGCGGTCTTCAGCTGTGAACCCAGCGAATCGCCTGCGATAGGGGTGTCTGCCAAACGCGACGACCTCTCGCAGGCTGAGCCCCTGCGGCGCCATGCGTGACTGTGCGAACAGGGTGACCTCTTGCGCGAAAGCGCGGGGAGGCATGGTGTGAATAGGAGTGGGCTGTTCTTCGTGTTCCCGCTCGAGAACCGTCGTGCCTTCTGCGGGAGTGTGCAGTCGCGCGAGGCTGCGGAGGAGCGTCGACTTGCCCGAGCCGTTCGGGCCGATGAGCGCGGTGACGCGGCCTGGCCTCAGTGAAACCGAAACGTCATCAATGGCTTTGCGGTCCCGAAAGCTCATGGTGAGTCCCTCGGCGCGGAGAGAACTCGCTGCGCGCCCGGGGCCACCGTGCGAGGGTGATGGCTCCGCTGACTGGGCAGAAAGAAATGGGGTAGTGATGAGGGGCTCCTGCGCTCAAAATGTTGGCACGAAACAGGGCCCAATGCATCATGCGTTAAGTCTGATGTGAATTAGGGCAGCCTTGCTTCACCAAGAGTAGCCGCGCTCAAATCAATGCGCAATCAAGTAATCAGGACAGGGAATGTGGCGAATCAGACACCGTTGAGGTATAGGAGCCAGGGGTCGTACCCAGCACGCGCTTGAACGAGGCGATAAAGGTGCTCGGCTGAGAGAACCCGAGTTGCTCCGAAGTCTCGTTCACTGAGAGACCCTCGCTGAGGAGTGCAACGGCGTGGTGGATGCGGAGCACCTGGCGCCACTGCAGGAAGGAGAGACCCGTGTGTTTACGAAAGAGCCTCGCCACGGTTCGGTCGCTGATGCCCACTTGCTCGGCCCACTCGGCGAGGGAACGGGTATTCGTCGGGTCTTGCACGAGCGCCTCGACGATGACGGTGATGTGCCCTTCGCCCGGAAGCCTGAGGCTCAGCTGGTGTGGGGAAGGCTCGACAACGTCGAACACGACGGCCTCCGCGCGACACCTCTCGTCGACTGAGAGGCTGGACTGCTCGAGGTGCGTGAGCAGGCTCGCAACCAGGGGAGTGATGCGCACCGCGACCGGCTCGGCAAAATCGAGCGGCGAGCGGGCTGGCTCGAAGAGGGCATCAATGAGCGAGGCCCCGGCGGTGACGCGACCCGAGTGCACGGTGTGCGCAGGGATCCACAGCCCTTGGCCCTCGGGAATCGTGACCACGCGGTCTGGCAGTTTCACGGTCATGGTTCCGTCGCACACCCACACGAGCTCGTGCAGCCGGTGTGCGTGCGGTTCGAACTCGAGGGGCACCGGAATGAAGGCCCGCTCGACGGCAATGCTGAAGGGGCTCTCGACGCTCGTGGGCGAGTCAATCTCATCGACGATGAAGGTATGGGGCTCGCGTGCCCATGCCCCGCGGGAGGGTGTCGTCATCGGGCGAGCCTGACCGCGCCCACGATGCGCTCGCACATGAGATCTGCGCCCTCGTGATCGTCGGCCGTAACGGTGACGACCGCGTCGCCGGTGAAGACAACGAGCTGGCCGTAGGCTCCGTGGAGCCGCCACGCCGCTCCCGGGCCATCCCAACCCGCGAGCGCGTAGCGCTCATAGCCGCGCGGGCCCTCGCAGACTGTCCAGTTCGAGTGCATCGCCGTGATCCACCTCTCGTCGACAAGGCGAGTGCCCTGCCACGTGCCACCGTCGCGAATGAGCTGCGCACAGCGCGCAAGCTCATTGAGACTGAGATGCAGCCCGCCTCCCGCGACGACCCAGCCGCCCGGGCAGCGATCCCAGTGTGGCTCCTGAATGCCGAGCGGTGCGAAGAGGCGTGAGTTCACCCACGCCGAGACGTCGCCGACTGCCGTTGCGAGGGCCCGCATCGCTGTGTAAGTGCTCGCGTTCGAGTACTGGAAAGTTCTGCCCTGCGTCGCTCGCGAGAGGAACTCGTGTGCGAGGTCGGGCCAGTCGGTCATGAGGGTTGGCGACCACGGTAGGTCGATTCCACTCGTCATCGAGAGCAGGTGCCGTACCGTGACGTGCTCGACGCCCTCACCGAGCGTGACGTTCGGGAAGTACTGTGACACCGGGCCGTCAATATCGAAGATTCCTTCGTCGGCAGCCATTGCGGCGGCGATAACGCAGACGGCTTTTGCGACCGATTGCACATCGCGGCGCGTGTCGTTGTGCCACAGATGCGATGCCGCCTCGTCGCCCACGAGCACGTGTATGCCGATCGCGCGAAAACCGTCGGCCTCTACCGCGTCGATGAGTGTGTCGAGAATGTCTTGCGCGCGGGCCATCTCATTATTATGCACGAAGAGCGTTGGAACCCTCTCGAATGTTGTCGACGGCCCAGCCCAGCGATGCGGGGCGATGTGAGCGGCTGGCGTGAGCTGTAGGTGATTGCGTTGCTCGGTTATTCCTGCGTCACAGAGCGTCGCCATGCGGCTAAAGCGTAGAGTGACGTCGCAACGAAAAACAGGCCGTACAAGGCCGTATTCCAGGAGAATATTGTTCCCGCTGTGGCGATTGATAGCCAGGTCAGCCCGCCGGCAAGTATCGCGCCTGAGGTCCATCCAAACGCCTCAGTGCGAGCCTTTCTGCTCGCCTTTAGGCTAAACCGTGCTGCGTAACTCTCTGGCGCGCCAAATTCGTCGTGGAGCGAGCTTTTTGCCTCTCGCGCGTGTGCTTGTGCTTCGCTCACAATGCTTCGAATCTCAGTTTCGGAGATGTCTTGACGGAGGCGAAGCTGTTCCATTAAGCCTCTGCTCCACTGGTCATCGGGCAATGGTGAAGTGTGCTGGTCTTGAAGGCGGCGTCGAGAGGGAGAGGCTAAGAGACGGCTGAAGCGAGACAGCAAAGCGTAGACGGGTATCGGGGCGAGAAGCCACAGTGTTGAACCGGTGCCGAGCACTACAGTGTTGCTCGCAACCGCGAGGCCACCGAGCGCTACCCCCGCAGCGAGCAGAAAGATTCCCGTTACCGCGATCGCCTTCGGGCGAGAGAACTTTCGCAAGGCAAGTAGCCAGATCTGTCGAACCGATATGCTCATCAGGCCGATGGCTAAGGGTAAAAGAACCATCGGTAGGAAAACCTTGGTTGTCCAGCCATCATCGATGAGTGTGACGAACATGGTGAGCGCCGTCACCCACAGCGCTACCGAGAAGGTTAAGCTCAGGAACGTTGCGAGGGTGAGTGGTTCGTCTCGGCTGTACGCTTGCACACCTGTCTCGCGCCACCACTGCTGTTGTTCACGCGCCCAGGTGTGTGCGGACCCGAAAAGGTCTTCTGCGGGTTCGTTGGCGTCCTGTAGCAACGGCACCAGCTGTGTGAGCGCTGTCTCGGCAACTTTAGGGCTGACGTCGTCGAGCAGTAAGCGGGCCTGCGCCGAACGGGCCCAGTGTTCGTCGGCGTCGGCTCCACGTGCGTCACGGAATGCGGTATTGACCTGGTCGAACTGAGAAGGGTTCGAAGGCTGGGAGTTTTCGTGAGTCATGCTGTGCCTCCTGTGTTGTGCATTGCATCGACAAGAGTGCGCCACGCTTCTCGTTCAGACTGCAGCCGAGCTTTGCCCTTCGGGGTGAGAACGTAGTTTCGCTTTCCTGGCCCGTTCTGTCCCTCCTGCCACTCTGTGACAACCGCACCGTCGTGCTCCAGCGCGGCCAAGAGCGGGTACAGGGAGCCCCCTTTTGGGCGCCCAAACCCCCGTTCACTCACTGCCTGTGCGATGCCGTAGCCGTGAAGTGGGCCAAGCTCGAGACTTGCGAGCACGGCAGTCCCGAGAGCGGCACGTGACCATGGAGCTGGCCAGCGTTGTTCCTGTTGCGCGTCACTCATGTGCCTAAGTATTGCATATACCTAGGTAGTGTTCGCAAGGGGAAGTTTGCGATGCCGCCTCGGGAGTGCTTGACTATGCCGTTACCACCGCCTGGAGACGCTGCTGTACGAGGCGGTCGGCGGCCTCGATGGTGGTGATGCCCGAAGCCTGCGCCTCATCGAACACCTCTGAGAGTGTTTGGCTGATGGCATCGATGCGCTCGATTTTCTCATCGATCGACGCGTCTTCGGCGCCGAGGTAAATCACGCCACCAGCGTTCACGAGGTAGTCGGGTGCGTAGAGGATTTCGCGCGCTGCGAGCGCCTCGGCGCCTGAAGGTTCTGCGAGCTGGTTGTTAGCGGGGCCGACGACGGCGCGCGTGTTGAGCTCGCTAATGACCTTCGGGGTGAGCATGCCGCCAACACCCGCGGGCATGAACACATCAGCCTCGACGGTGTGCGCGGTCTCGGGTGAGACCCACTCGGCGCCGAGCTCGTCGGCGAGCGACTTCTTGGCGGTGTTGATGTCTGAGAGTGTGAGGTGCGCACCTTCTGAGGCGAGCTGTGTCGCGAGTGCCGAGCCGACGTGGCCGAGGCCAACGATCGTGATGCGGAGGCCGCTCGCCGATGTTTCGCCGGTCAGTCGACGCAGCGTCTCTTGCAGCGCGGCATGAACGCCACGAGCGGTGTATGCGCCGGGGTCGCCGAGCCCGCCCTGACCAGCAGGCAGGCCGACCACGTGCTTGGTACGCTCTGAGACGCTCGCCATGTCGGCCGCGGTGGTGCCAACGTCTTCTGCCGTTTTGTAGAGCCCGCCGAGCTTTTCGACGATGTCGCCCAGGTCGAGAAATGCTGCGTGGCGCTCTTCGGGGCTCAACGTCTGTCCTGGTGCGAGAGCGATAACGGCCTTGCCGCCGCCCGAGCTGAGGCCTGCGAGCGCGTTCTTTGACGTCATGCCCTCTGAGAGGCGCAGTGCGTCAGCCACGGCCTCGTCACGGCTGTTGTAGCTCCACAGCCTGCAACCACCGAGCGCGGGGCCGAGAGCCGTGCTGTGAAGGGCTACGGCGATGGTGAGACCCGAGCGGGTACCCGTCGCGACCGTGAGCTGCTCGTGATCGAACGTGGCAAAAACTGACTGCATGGTGACCTATTCCTCTTCGTTGATGGCGGTGGTGTGCCTACCGACGATCTCAGTACCTTTTTACGTTTTGTGCAAGAGGGTAACTTCTCATTGATCAGAATGATCAATCTCATCGGGTGCATGAGCGCTATTCTGATCAGTATGAGTGAACTTGACGCCACTGATCGGCGTATTCTTTCGGCCCTCGAACATGACCCGAGGGCCACGGTGCAAGCGCTCTCACAGCGCCTGGGTCTTGCGCGAGGCACAGTGCACGCGCGAATCGAACGGTTGCAGAACGCCGCAACGTTGCGGGCGCACTCGCTACGCATCGACCCGACCGCCCTGGGGTGGCCGATGCGGGCGAAGATCACGGTCGAGACTGATCAAGAGTTGCTGAACCATATGATCGCCGATCTCGAGCAGATTCCCGAGATTATTGAGTGTCTCGTGGTCTCAGGCGGCAGTGACCTCGCCCTCGAAGTGGTTGCCCGCGACTCTGACGATATTTACCGCATCACTCAGAAAATACTTGATTGTCGCGGAGTGATTCGTACCTCAACCTCGATTGTGCTGAGAGAGCTCATCGAGCGCCGCCAGCATCAGCTGCTCTAGTCTCGGCGCTAGCTGATACCAGCGCTCCCGGCCCAGGTGTCGCCTTGCCCTCGTGAGCCGCGGCGATCGTGTGGCCGCTCTCGCACTGCACAGCGCTTGAGAGCGGTGATCCGCAGCCTCGGTGCGTCACGGTGATCGCGGGGCCGGCCTCGTCGGCGTAGTACTTGTCGCCCCAGGTGAGCAGCGCGATGATGACGGGAAACAGGTCGCTGCCCTTTGGCGTGAGCTCGTACTCGCGGCGAGCGCGCATGCCGGGCTCCTGGTATTCGACGGCGCGCAGGATGCCGGCGGCGACGAGCTTGTGCAGGCGGTCGGCGAGTACCGAGTCTGAGACGCCTAGGTGGTCACGGATGTCGTCGAAGCGATGAATGCCGTTAAACGCCTCGCGCAAGATGAGCAGCGTCCACTTCTCACCAATCATCTCGAGCGCCCGTTTG from Leucobacter sp. UCMA 4100 includes:
- a CDS encoding serine hydrolase domain-containing protein, with the protein product MATLCDAGITEQRNHLQLTPAAHIAPHRWAGPSTTFERVPTLFVHNNEMARAQDILDTLIDAVEADGFRAIGIHVLVGDEAASHLWHNDTRRDVQSVAKAVCVIAAAMAADEGIFDIDGPVSQYFPNVTLGEGVEHVTVRHLLSMTSGIDLPWSPTLMTDWPDLAHEFLSRATQGRTFQYSNASTYTAMRALATAVGDVSAWVNSRLFAPLGIQEPHWDRCPGGWVVAGGGLHLSLNELARCAQLIRDGGTWQGTRLVDERWITAMHSNWTVCEGPRGYERYALAGWDGPGAAWRLHGAYGQLVVFTGDAVVTVTADDHEGADLMCERIVGAVRLAR
- a CDS encoding helix-turn-helix transcriptional regulator — encoded protein: MTTPSRGAWAREPHTFIVDEIDSPTSVESPFSIAVERAFIPVPLEFEPHAHRLHELVWVCDGTMTVKLPDRVVTIPEGQGLWIPAHTVHSGRVTAGASLIDALFEPARSPLDFAEPVAVRITPLVASLLTHLEQSSLSVDERCRAEAVVFDVVEPSPHQLSLRLPGEGHITVIVEALVQDPTNTRSLAEWAEQVGISDRTVARLFRKHTGLSFLQWRQVLRIHHAVALLSEGLSVNETSEQLGFSQPSTFIASFKRVLGTTPGSYTSTVSDSPHSLS
- a CDS encoding PadR family transcriptional regulator is translated as MQEKRNVVDAQSPEWPSDWMRAVLGLLTLQSLEPGPSYGYAIIADLEANGMGSVKGGTLYPLLTRYEAAGLVGVEWRPGTTGPGRKYFSLTPLGHSELERMRADWLLFARSTSDYLDSTKMRKEGRS
- a CDS encoding ABC transporter ATP-binding protein, coding for MSFRDRKAIDDVSVSLRPGRVTALIGPNGSGKSTLLRSLARLHTPAEGTTVLEREHEEQPTPIHTMPPRAFAQEVTLFAQSRMAPQGLSLREVVAFGRHPYRRRFAGFTAEDRNAIDEALRATGLTDMADRATGELSGGELQRVWLAACLAQQTGIVLLDEPTNHLDLRYQTETLDLIRDLADDYGVAVGVVLHDLDHAASVADDLVLLHSGRIVAEGTPLEVLTEAHIFAAYEIRVSVTVDERAGRLRIDPLRRHAARVPR
- a CDS encoding PLDc N-terminal domain-containing protein, whose protein sequence is MIAIALVSIRRNRQSLTSWQALIWGLVVIFVPIIGPAAWLLAGRPARLPAATE
- a CDS encoding DMT family transporter, whose translation is MSWVWLSIAILCEVVATLSLRASNGFRRKVWLVPVVAGYGLAFTALGFALAAGMPVAVAYGIWTAVGIALIAVLARAIWRDPLTKRMLVGICLVIAGVILVELG
- a CDS encoding DMT family transporter — its product is MRAWVLLSGSIICEVTGTLALRATVEHPAWVALTVAAYLAAFMLLGFALRAGMPIGVAYGVWGAVGVALVALLGAIMFDEMLSVQAVIGIAVIIVGVFLIEAGSRPEPSSDGGSEQVLT
- a CDS encoding TetR/AcrR family transcriptional regulator — translated: MTADTPVRIMQAAKEIVAEHTKLEGVALSLDSVAKRVGLTKPGLMYYFPNKQALMVGLVEFAAQQWHDMLREHAGAEPAELSVFARYRAYVEVATTAEVSRADYWIFSDALYHPSLSGAWQEWLGPWFALEGASEHARGPLTAARFCADGAWMSEATGVMQADDLGPVRAHALELIEIAEGRAAR
- a CDS encoding iron ABC transporter permease — protein: MTTTLTRGAAGRAPERRGLAGGFALLAGLVVIIAAVGLWHLTQGTSGLTAADLFRGLLGEPVHVGGVSVDAVFLGSRLPRLFAGVAVGFSLGVAGALLQSVTRNPLASPDTLAITSGSYFALAAVAAFNVSVPFWASSGVAFFGGVLAAALVLGLTGSAAGSANTRLILAGSAISMALSAGTAMLLILFKESTKGLFAWANGSLAQLNIDASVRAAPLIAVVLTLALLFSRRLDALGLGDDTAASLGVSVRSTRMTAVIYAVLLTSTSVTLAGPIGFVGLGGPVLARLLANRVAALRKHAFLIPTSGFLGALLILLADALLRAALTPEGATTIPTGIPTAFIGGIIIIVLAMRLRDAGSARVASSASSIRTHRRFVTVLVIVTSLLIAAIVVGLLAGNVWLRLGDLALWAQSSAPDLVRRALDERAARVAAALVGGAALALAGTVVQGTTRNPLAEPSLLGISAGAGVGAVFVVTTGFAGGGRLPLVVMAVLAALATFALVTLLSWRGGLLPDRFVLIGIGCGFALTAVTTFMLLSSDPWQTPRILTWLSGTTYGRSFWDALPGAAVLALAVPFFASQHRELDLLSVDDDTPRLLGIRLERTRLWVLTIAAVLAAVSVVAVGVVGFVGLVAPHFARTLVGARHARVIPVAMLLGALLVLVADTLGRTLISPAQLPAGLMVALVGAPYFVWLLRRSRG
- a CDS encoding iron-siderophore ABC transporter substrate-binding protein, with the translated sequence MKTPRRVTAVTVAGIVALTLSACGTTDIDAAEETADKAAISQSCTADTTKTSTDPVSMTDSHGREIKLDKPAERIVVLEWQQTEDLLTLCIAPVGAASIDGFATYINAESLPESVVNVGERGEPDLDAIYATDPDLIIIEANSPDDELLKKLEKGDVPVLATVGTDTSGQIENMKKVFSLIAEATGRTERAEQVIGEFDDHLAKAKTEVSTASLPTTDFVFFDGWIESGNVVIRPYGEGALFTELGEELGLTGAWTDSVDASYGSGGVDPAYGLAQTDIEGLIGVGDVNLIFANDGTPDSYVLELEKSPIWKSLPAVKDERAFEFPPGIWGAGGPRSNEQAIDAFVDVITDR